From Pelotomaculum schinkii, one genomic window encodes:
- a CDS encoding DUF6125 family protein: MKGNNPVIEEFKTRESLLALLEDMAKRWLAHDGLWFQAVEKSCGMAEAISLDAAAWEKFSVVEAKRIMPLLEIAPNGGLPSLKKALGLRLYAFVNKQEIIEVNEKHFIFRMNDCRVQSARKRKNLPDFPCKSVGLVEYESFARTIDPRIKTRCIACPPDDHPSEYCCAWEFSIL; encoded by the coding sequence ATGAAAGGCAACAATCCTGTAATCGAGGAATTTAAGACACGGGAGTCTCTTTTGGCCCTGCTGGAGGATATGGCCAAGCGCTGGCTGGCGCATGACGGCCTCTGGTTCCAGGCAGTCGAAAAATCATGCGGGATGGCAGAGGCCATCAGTCTTGACGCGGCTGCCTGGGAGAAGTTTTCTGTGGTTGAGGCTAAACGGATCATGCCGCTTTTGGAGATTGCCCCAAACGGAGGACTGCCGTCATTGAAAAAGGCGCTGGGTTTAAGACTGTATGCTTTCGTCAACAAACAGGAAATCATCGAGGTCAACGAAAAACATTTTATCTTCAGGATGAACGACTGCAGGGTCCAGTCAGCCAGAAAGCGCAAGAACCTGCCGGACTTTCCCTGCAAGTCTGTGGGACTGGTGGAATACGAAAGCTTCGCCAGGACCATCGATCCCCGCATCAAGACCCGCTGCATCGCCTGCCCGCCGGATGACCACCCCAGTGAATACTGTTGCGCCTGGGAGTTCTCTATTTTATAA
- a CDS encoding copper amine oxidase N-terminal domain-containing protein has translation MKKLAKVVIIVLILILSVAGWALATGTSTYAGFPVVNLLLNGKPAATDSPPIMIDGRTYVPLRFISESLGASVAWDETTQTVSIDNSINVPEDTTPPISVTDKGVTITLKSVNTGDHRYTTLTLGVTNNSVAKVKFKVSETKIYCAGLYFEKPNDVSSSFVNDILPGQTIQGEVRFPALPTNEKVFKFYAKALIGDPYVEFVPVFNVVLK, from the coding sequence ATGAAAAAATTGGCGAAAGTTGTTATAATCGTTTTGATCCTTATTCTTTCCGTAGCGGGATGGGCCCTGGCAACAGGTACAAGTACATATGCCGGCTTTCCTGTCGTTAATCTGCTGCTAAACGGCAAACCAGCCGCCACTGACAGTCCGCCAATAATGATTGACGGGAGGACTTACGTCCCTCTTCGCTTTATAAGTGAATCCCTGGGGGCGTCCGTTGCCTGGGATGAAACGACCCAGACTGTTTCCATAGATAATTCAATAAATGTCCCGGAAGATACAACTCCACCGATTTCAGTCACTGATAAAGGGGTAACAATAACCTTGAAGTCGGTGAATACCGGTGATCATCGCTATACTACTTTAACATTGGGAGTAACGAACAATTCCGTTGCTAAAGTAAAATTCAAAGTTTCAGAGACTAAAATTTATTGTGCCGGCCTGTATTTTGAGAAGCCCAACGATGTCAGTTCTTCATTTGTAAATGATATTCTCCCCGGCCAAACAATTCAAGGGGAAGTAAGATTCCCTGCTTTACCGACAAACGAAAAGGTGTTTAAATTCTATGCTAAAGCCTTGATTGGAGATCCATACGTTGAGTTTGTCCCAGTTTTTAATGTAGTCCTTAAATAG
- the addA gene encoding helicase-exonuclease AddAB subunit AddA encodes MEQWTKEQRDAITSRGGNLLVAAAAGAGKTSVLVERIIRRVTDPVSPVDVDRLLVVTFTNAAASEMRDRISRALAGELNRYPGSKHLQRQVALLGRAAISTMHSFCLDLLRQYFYRIDLDPAFRVADATEAVLLQTEALEELFERRYAAGESLLFTGLVDSYGGRRDDTLLQELVLQAYEFARSTPDPAGWLARLPESFNVPQAASPGEDYFDQLPWAAILKKAVAMGLAGARADLEQALRLAGRPGGPQPYLANLAEDLAVVAGLSKACAAASSWSALYQGFQQAAFRRLAACRKEMADEDLVEQVKKLRDGAKKKIATLQREYFSRTPAELCADLATVASLVGEMAALVKDFGETYRQVKAARGVVDFNDLEHYCVQVLSEPGEHGPVPSQAALELRKRFEEVLVDEYQDINDVQETILRLVSRQGEKQPNLFMVGDVKQSIYRFRLAEPGLFLGKYKSYPILAGGLERRIDLSRNFRSRRGIVDAVNFVFRQLMTPGVGEMAYDADAELIYGAGYPEESASFSDDTAHGRAPYEFVELHLIESGASSEPLAPVPADAGDDQAAGDNGQEHEVEEEKDALQQEAGLVADRIRELVHGTPGGKPGMRIYDRDKGAYRPLAYRDVVVLLRATSGAANTFVEEFRLKGVPVYAELATGYFEATEVETVLSLLHIIDNPRQDVFLAGVLRSPMVGLKAADLAKVRLAARRGDFYDAVVAAALAGRGELSERLVVFLERLERWRTASRQGALADLIWSVYRDTGYYDFAGGLPGGSQRQANLRALHHRARQYEATTFRGLFLFLRFIERIRAGGRDLGAARALSEKENVVRIMSIHKSKGLEFPVVFLAGLNRKFNFQDLNKDLLFHKDLGLGPQLVDAVARVTYPTAAKLALKHRLRMEALAEEMRILYVAMTRAREKLVLVGSVRNLAQSARKWCGPAGVEGWLLPDGYLGGVNSPLDWLAPALARHRDGAELRKLGISEDPPPLEVAGDRSRWKILLASRGEGAAAEKTPEPEWLARVSRMEPLEPGPLADVIKARLEWTYPAAGLLGRAAKTTVTEIKRRFDQAEEGEDSSARDFRPPVGGRPLFLQEERGLSAAEAGTALHLAMQSLDLKGPLDTAAIRQCIEKMVEREILTAEQAAAVPAEKIADFFAGSLGARLLAGREVLRELPFTLALPAQELYPDLTGSDGEVVIIQGVVDCLVDEGDGWLLVDYKTDRIAPGQLQEAVKRYRGQLDLYARAVESILGRKIKEKNIYLFHHGLAISL; translated from the coding sequence ATGGAGCAGTGGACTAAAGAGCAGCGTGACGCGATCACCAGCCGGGGAGGCAACTTGCTGGTGGCGGCTGCGGCCGGAGCGGGTAAGACCTCAGTGCTGGTAGAGCGGATTATTCGACGCGTCACGGACCCGGTTTCCCCGGTTGATGTGGACCGCCTGCTGGTGGTGACCTTCACCAACGCCGCCGCTTCGGAAATGAGAGATCGCATCAGCCGGGCGCTGGCGGGGGAATTAAACCGCTACCCGGGTTCGAAACACCTGCAGCGGCAGGTCGCCCTGCTGGGACGGGCAGCTATAAGCACCATGCATTCATTCTGCCTGGACCTGCTGCGGCAGTATTTTTACCGGATCGACCTTGACCCTGCCTTTCGTGTGGCCGACGCCACAGAGGCAGTCCTGCTCCAGACAGAGGCCTTGGAGGAACTGTTCGAACGCCGCTATGCGGCGGGGGAGAGCCTGCTTTTTACCGGGCTGGTCGACTCCTACGGCGGCAGGCGTGACGATACGCTTTTACAGGAACTGGTCCTGCAGGCCTATGAATTCGCCCGCAGCACCCCTGACCCCGCGGGCTGGCTGGCAAGGCTGCCGGAGAGCTTCAATGTTCCACAGGCCGCCAGCCCCGGTGAAGACTACTTTGACCAATTACCCTGGGCGGCGATTTTAAAAAAAGCTGTTGCGATGGGACTTGCCGGGGCGCGAGCGGATCTGGAGCAGGCTTTACGCCTGGCCGGACGTCCGGGCGGCCCTCAGCCTTACCTGGCCAACCTGGCGGAGGATTTAGCTGTGGTTGCAGGATTGAGTAAGGCTTGTGCCGCGGCGTCGAGTTGGTCTGCCCTCTACCAGGGCTTCCAGCAGGCCGCCTTCCGCAGGCTGGCCGCCTGCCGCAAGGAAATGGCTGATGAGGACCTGGTGGAGCAGGTTAAGAAGTTGAGGGACGGCGCTAAAAAGAAAATAGCCACGCTGCAACGGGAGTATTTTTCACGGACACCCGCGGAATTGTGCGCCGACCTGGCGACGGTGGCTTCGCTGGTGGGGGAAATGGCGGCGCTGGTCAAGGATTTCGGAGAAACCTACCGGCAGGTTAAAGCAGCGCGAGGTGTGGTGGATTTCAACGACCTGGAGCATTACTGCGTGCAGGTCTTGTCCGAGCCGGGCGAACATGGGCCGGTACCTTCCCAGGCGGCGTTGGAGCTCAGGAAAAGGTTCGAGGAGGTCCTGGTCGACGAGTACCAGGACATCAACGACGTGCAGGAGACCATTTTAAGGCTGGTCTCGCGGCAGGGGGAAAAACAACCCAATCTCTTCATGGTGGGCGACGTCAAGCAGAGCATTTACCGTTTCCGGCTGGCCGAGCCGGGCCTCTTTCTGGGCAAATACAAGAGCTACCCAATACTGGCCGGGGGCCTGGAACGCCGTATCGACCTTTCCAGGAACTTCCGCAGCCGGCGGGGTATCGTGGACGCGGTCAACTTTGTTTTCCGCCAACTGATGACCCCGGGTGTGGGCGAAATGGCCTACGACGCGGACGCCGAACTAATCTACGGGGCCGGTTACCCTGAAGAAAGCGCTTCATTTTCTGATGATACCGCTCACGGTAGGGCGCCGTACGAGTTTGTGGAACTGCACCTTATTGAGAGCGGCGCTTCTTCTGAGCCCCTGGCTCCTGTTCCGGCTGACGCCGGGGATGACCAGGCAGCTGGAGATAACGGGCAGGAACATGAGGTGGAGGAGGAGAAGGACGCCCTGCAGCAGGAGGCCGGGCTGGTTGCGGACAGGATCCGGGAACTGGTGCACGGCACACCCGGCGGGAAGCCGGGCATGCGGATTTATGACCGGGATAAAGGCGCCTACCGCCCCCTGGCTTACCGGGACGTGGTTGTGCTCCTGCGGGCGACCTCCGGCGCAGCCAATACTTTTGTGGAAGAGTTCCGGCTAAAGGGTGTCCCGGTCTACGCGGAACTGGCTACCGGGTATTTCGAGGCCACCGAGGTAGAGACCGTGCTGTCCCTTCTACATATCATCGATAACCCGCGACAGGACGTTTTCCTCGCCGGCGTGTTACGCTCACCCATGGTTGGCCTGAAAGCGGCTGACCTGGCCAAAGTCAGGCTGGCCGCCCGCCGTGGCGATTTCTACGACGCCGTGGTGGCGGCAGCCCTTGCCGGCCGGGGGGAGCTGTCTGAACGTCTGGTGGTGTTTTTGGAAAGGTTGGAACGCTGGCGGACCGCTTCCAGACAGGGCGCCCTGGCCGACCTGATCTGGTCCGTTTACCGCGACACCGGCTATTACGATTTCGCCGGCGGCCTGCCCGGCGGCAGCCAGCGCCAGGCCAACCTGAGGGCGCTGCACCACCGGGCCCGGCAGTACGAGGCCACCACCTTCCGCGGCTTGTTCCTGTTCCTGCGTTTTATCGAGCGTATCCGTGCGGGCGGCCGTGATCTCGGAGCTGCCCGCGCGCTCAGTGAGAAAGAAAACGTGGTCCGGATTATGAGCATCCATAAGAGCAAAGGCCTGGAGTTTCCGGTGGTTTTTCTGGCCGGTCTGAACAGAAAATTCAACTTCCAGGATCTCAACAAGGACTTGCTCTTTCATAAAGACCTGGGCCTGGGTCCCCAGTTGGTGGACGCCGTGGCGCGGGTAACCTATCCCACAGCAGCCAAGTTGGCCTTGAAGCACAGGCTGAGGATGGAGGCTCTGGCGGAAGAGATGCGCATCCTGTACGTAGCCATGACCAGGGCGCGGGAAAAGCTGGTGCTGGTTGGCTCCGTGCGCAACCTGGCGCAAAGCGCGCGGAAATGGTGCGGTCCGGCCGGGGTGGAGGGCTGGCTACTGCCGGACGGTTACCTGGGCGGGGTCAATTCGCCCCTGGACTGGCTGGCGCCGGCCCTGGCCCGTCACCGGGACGGGGCGGAGCTCAGGAAGCTGGGAATAAGTGAGGACCCGCCGCCGTTAGAAGTTGCCGGCGATCGCTCCCGTTGGAAAATCCTTTTAGCCAGTCGCGGTGAGGGCGCCGCAGCTGAAAAGACGCCTGAACCAGAATGGCTGGCCAGGGTCAGCCGCATGGAACCACTAGAGCCCGGGCCTCTGGCTGATGTTATCAAAGCCAGGCTTGAGTGGACCTACCCCGCTGCCGGGCTTCTGGGCCGGGCCGCCAAGACCACGGTGACAGAAATCAAACGCAGGTTTGACCAGGCGGAGGAGGGTGAGGATTCCTCAGCACGGGACTTCCGTCCACCTGTCGGGGGGAGGCCGCTTTTCCTGCAGGAAGAGCGCGGCCTGTCAGCGGCGGAAGCAGGCACAGCCCTGCACCTGGCTATGCAGAGCCTGGATTTAAAGGGACCGCTGGACACAGCAGCAATCAGGCAGTGTATAGAAAAGATGGTGGAAAGGGAAATACTGACTGCAGAACAGGCAGCAGCTGTACCGGCTGAGAAAATAGCCGATTTCTTTGCCGGCTCTCTGGGCGCCAGGCTGCTGGCAGGCCGCGAGGTGCTGCGGGAACTCCCCTTTACCCTGGCCCTGCCGGCGCAGGAACTCTACCCCGATTTGACCGGGTCTGATGGTGAAGTGGTGATCATCCAGGGCGTGGTGGACTGCCTGGTCGACGAGGGAGATGGCTGGCTCTTGGTGGACTATAAAACCGACCGCATAGCCCCCGGCCAGCTGCAGGAGGCGGTTAAGCGCTACCGTGGCCAGCTGGACCTATATGCCCGCGCGGTGGAAAGCATCCTGGGCAGAAAGATCAAAGAAAAAAATATCTACCTGTTCCATCACGGCCTGGCCATATCATTGTAA
- the addB gene encoding helicase-exonuclease AddAB subunit AddB, translated as MSIRFIIGRAGTGKTRACLDAVREELLRRPAGPPLILLVPEQATFQTEYSLASTPGLQGFIRAQALSFRRLAYRVLQEVGGAARAHIGELGKRMLLRRLLDHRKGQLKAFRRSASQPGFTDTLARALGEMKTYCIGPAEIELALSSLQAAGGTDQLADKLEDLSLLSSSLEEALADRFTDPDDYLNLLADRLERSEAVRGATVWVDGFSGFTPQEYRVLAALARTARQVNITLCAGSESLAGKPEETDLFYPIRETYETLAEMAVQEKISVERPLILDGANHQQFSSSIAYLEKHYFNLLAAAKPGAAAGVTLAAAAGPGAEVEGVAREITALCRDQGFRYRDIGIILRDLGAYADLISIIFTDHGIPFFIDQKRQVMSHPLVELVRSALEAAVTDWSYNPVFRFLKTDLAPVSREEVDLLENYVLAHGIRGSRWTDGKPWTYRRRLTLEEDQEVTELEAAELEAINRIRRRAVVELAAFTKAFNLSETAREKTAALYSLLEAMEVPLSLESWSKRAEAEGLLVAAREHAQVWSGLVALLDQVVETLGDEVINGKEYSAMLDAGLESMRLGLIPPALDQVMVGSLERSRSPGVKVAFVMGVSDGVLPARLAEQGVLTEAERERLRLLGLNLAPGVRRRLFNEQYLVYIALTRASERLYLSSPLADDEGGAIMPSQVLARVRELLPGVEERIWPVEPDPSLQNDLEFVTNKERSLSYLASRIREARSGIPINPLWWDVYSWFAGGSHKADCARVLAGLFYSNREGRLPAGLGRLLYGRPLRTSVSGVEKFRACPFAHFLSHGLKLRERAEFKLDAPDVGQFFHAALKLFGDRVSGQGMEWGQLTLEQCRNMAGEVVDLLAPRLQSEILLSSARSRYITGKLRRIVQRAAQVLCEHSRRGRFQPVGLELYFGPDGDLPAVTFTLRDGSEMLLTGRIDRIDAVQEEGGVYLRVIDYKSGKITIDLPDIYHGLRLQLLAYLDVALLHAQKLAGADGLPGAVLYFRIDDPLVKTDGGIPHEEDLEKKLLQELRMTGMVLADPRVVKLMDDGLGAESDLIPVRIKKDGAFAARSAVLTGEQFELLRAFLRAQLISAGSDIIDGVVDIAPLRRGTVRSCRYCPFKPVCQFDILIEGNTYKNVPLEDRETIWRKLAREARGGDNGAVD; from the coding sequence TTGAGTATACGCTTCATTATCGGGCGGGCCGGTACCGGCAAGACCCGCGCCTGCCTGGACGCTGTACGGGAAGAACTCCTGCGGCGGCCGGCCGGCCCCCCGTTGATCCTGCTGGTCCCCGAGCAGGCCACCTTTCAAACAGAGTACTCCCTGGCCTCCACACCCGGACTGCAGGGCTTTATCAGAGCCCAGGCGCTGAGCTTCCGGCGCCTGGCTTACCGGGTGCTGCAGGAAGTGGGCGGCGCGGCCCGGGCGCACATCGGCGAGCTGGGCAAGCGCATGCTGCTGCGACGCCTGCTGGATCACCGTAAAGGCCAGCTCAAGGCTTTCCGTCGTTCCGCCAGCCAGCCGGGATTTACCGATACCCTCGCCCGCGCCCTGGGTGAGATGAAGACCTATTGTATCGGTCCGGCTGAAATTGAACTGGCCCTCTCTTCGCTGCAGGCAGCAGGAGGGACGGACCAACTGGCCGATAAATTGGAGGACCTGTCTCTCCTTTCCAGCAGTCTGGAAGAAGCCCTGGCTGACCGTTTTACCGACCCGGACGATTACTTAAACCTGCTGGCGGACCGCCTGGAGCGTTCAGAGGCAGTCAGGGGGGCCACCGTCTGGGTCGACGGCTTTTCCGGTTTTACCCCGCAGGAATACAGGGTATTGGCCGCCCTGGCCCGCACGGCCAGGCAGGTCAATATTACTCTTTGCGCTGGGAGCGAGTCGCTGGCCGGTAAGCCGGAGGAAACCGACCTGTTTTATCCCATCCGTGAAACCTACGAGACGCTGGCGGAAATGGCGGTCCAGGAAAAGATAAGCGTGGAAAGGCCGCTTATTCTGGATGGGGCCAATCACCAACAATTCAGTTCTTCCATAGCTTACCTGGAAAAGCACTATTTTAATTTGCTTGCCGCTGCTAAGCCAGGAGCCGCGGCAGGAGTGACGCTGGCCGCAGCGGCCGGCCCGGGCGCCGAAGTGGAGGGTGTTGCCCGCGAAATCACAGCTCTCTGCCGTGACCAGGGTTTCCGCTACCGCGATATAGGCATAATTTTGCGTGATCTGGGCGCCTATGCCGACCTGATTTCCATAATCTTCACTGATCATGGGATCCCTTTCTTCATCGATCAGAAGCGCCAGGTAATGAGCCATCCCCTGGTGGAGCTGGTTCGCTCAGCGCTGGAAGCAGCCGTGACGGACTGGTCTTACAATCCCGTATTTCGCTTCCTCAAGACCGACCTGGCGCCTGTCTCCAGGGAGGAAGTAGATCTGCTGGAGAACTACGTGCTGGCCCACGGCATCCGGGGGAGCCGCTGGACGGACGGCAAGCCCTGGACATACCGCCGCCGGCTGACCCTGGAAGAGGACCAGGAGGTTACGGAGTTGGAAGCGGCGGAACTGGAAGCCATTAACCGCATCCGGAGACGGGCTGTTGTGGAACTGGCTGCTTTCACCAAAGCATTCAATTTATCGGAAACTGCCAGGGAAAAAACAGCCGCCCTCTATTCCCTTCTGGAAGCAATGGAAGTGCCGCTGAGCCTGGAGAGCTGGAGCAAGAGAGCCGAGGCTGAAGGACTGCTGGTTGCGGCCCGTGAGCATGCCCAGGTCTGGAGCGGCCTGGTGGCGCTCCTGGACCAGGTGGTGGAAACGCTGGGCGACGAGGTTATAAATGGTAAAGAATATTCCGCTATGCTGGACGCCGGGCTGGAGAGCATGCGTCTGGGGTTGATTCCCCCCGCCCTGGATCAGGTGATGGTGGGCTCCCTGGAACGTTCCCGCAGCCCCGGGGTGAAGGTCGCCTTCGTCATGGGAGTGAGCGATGGAGTACTTCCTGCCAGGCTGGCTGAGCAGGGTGTTCTCACTGAAGCGGAAAGGGAGAGGTTAAGGCTGCTGGGCTTAAACCTTGCTCCAGGAGTGAGACGGCGGTTGTTTAACGAACAGTACCTGGTGTACATCGCGCTGACCCGCGCCTCGGAGCGCCTTTACCTGAGCAGCCCGCTGGCGGACGATGAGGGAGGAGCAATCATGCCTTCCCAGGTTCTGGCCAGAGTCCGGGAACTACTGCCGGGTGTGGAGGAGCGTATCTGGCCGGTAGAACCCGACCCCTCGCTGCAAAACGATCTGGAGTTTGTTACCAATAAAGAGCGCTCTCTTTCTTACCTGGCCTCCAGAATCAGGGAGGCCAGGTCAGGAATCCCTATTAACCCGCTGTGGTGGGATGTCTACTCCTGGTTTGCGGGGGGCAGTCATAAAGCAGACTGCGCCAGGGTGCTGGCCGGCCTCTTTTACAGCAACCGGGAGGGAAGGCTCCCTGCGGGCCTGGGCCGGCTGCTGTACGGGCGTCCCCTGCGTACGAGCGTTTCCGGTGTGGAAAAGTTCCGCGCCTGCCCCTTTGCCCACTTTCTATCACATGGTTTGAAACTGCGGGAGAGAGCCGAATTCAAGCTGGACGCCCCGGATGTAGGCCAGTTTTTCCACGCCGCCCTGAAACTGTTCGGTGACCGGGTGAGCGGCCAGGGGATGGAATGGGGACAATTGACCCTGGAGCAGTGTAGAAATATGGCCGGGGAAGTGGTTGACCTTCTGGCGCCCAGGCTGCAGAGTGAAATCCTGCTCAGCTCCGCCCGCAGCCGCTACATCACCGGCAAGCTCAGGCGGATTGTACAGCGGGCGGCCCAGGTGTTGTGCGAGCACTCCAGGCGGGGCAGGTTTCAACCGGTAGGTCTGGAACTATATTTCGGGCCGGATGGGGATCTTCCGGCGGTAACGTTCACCCTGCGGGACGGCAGTGAAATGCTCCTGACCGGCCGTATCGACCGGATTGACGCGGTACAGGAGGAGGGCGGCGTTTACTTGCGGGTAATCGATTATAAATCAGGCAAGATCACCATTGACCTGCCCGACATCTACCACGGTTTGAGACTGCAGCTGCTGGCTTACCTTGATGTAGCCCTGCTGCATGCTCAAAAACTGGCGGGTGCGGATGGTTTGCCCGGCGCCGTACTGTATTTTCGCATCGACGACCCCCTGGTCAAGACGGACGGAGGCATCCCGCACGAGGAGGACCTGGAGAAGAAGCTGCTGCAGGAGCTGCGCATGACCGGTATGGTCCTGGCCGACCCCAGGGTGGTTAAGTTGATGGATGACGGTTTGGGAGCGGAATCGGACCTCATCCCGGTGCGCATCAAAAAGGACGGCGCCTTTGCCGCCCGTTCGGCCGTATTGACCGGGGAGCAGTTTGAGCTGTTGCGGGCGTTCCTGCGGGCTCAGCTTATTTCCGCCGGCAGCGATATTATCGACGGGGTGGTGGACATAGCCCCGCTAAGGCGGGGTACGGTCCGGTCATGCAGGTACTGCCCCTTCAAACCGGTCTGCCAGTTTGATATCCTCATCGAAGGCAATACCTACAAAAACGTGCCGCTGGAGGACCGCGAGACCATCTGGCGCAAGCTGGCGCGGGAGGCAAGGGGGGGAGACAATGGAGCAGTGGACTAA
- a CDS encoding ATP-binding protein: protein MSELHLTSVREHLNDFLEPAVKDNLFCLDFLHRVLTQEAVARNAKSLDRRMKYAAFPYHKTIGEFDFGFQTSVTRRGPACP, encoded by the coding sequence ATTAGCGAGCTTCATCTGACCAGCGTCCGGGAGCATCTGAATGATTTTCTGGAGCCGGCCGTTAAGGACAACCTTTTTTGTCTTGATTTTTTACACCGTGTATTGACGCAGGAGGCTGTGGCTAGAAATGCCAAGTCGCTTGACAGAAGGATGAAGTATGCCGCTTTCCCCTATCATAAAACCATTGGTGAATTTGACTTTGGTTTTCAGACTTCTGTTACCCGACGTGGACCGGCTTGTCCATAA